In one Nicotiana sylvestris chromosome 8, ASM39365v2, whole genome shotgun sequence genomic region, the following are encoded:
- the LOC138875834 gene encoding uncharacterized protein, with product MAERFFAVNQMSFSKNDLPPKGASHYKALHLTVKCEGYYMKRVMLDGGSGVDICPLSTLQLMEIGTKRISPNNVCVRAFDGIKRDSIGEIYLIMTIGLVDFEVTFQVLDMDTSYNFLLGRPWIHAVGDVPYTLHQMVKFEHEDQEIVVHG from the coding sequence ATGGCGGAAAGGTTTTTTGCAGTCAATCAAATGTCTTTTAGCAAGAATGATTTGCCCCCAAAAGGGGCTTCCCACTACAAAGCCCTTCAcctgacagttaaatgcgaagggtATTATATGAAAAGGGTCATGCTAGATGGTGGTTCTGGGGTAGATATTTGCCCTCTCTCAACTCTGCAACTTATGGAAATCGGTACTAAGAGAATCAGTCCCAATAACGTATGCGTGCGTGCCTTTGATGGCATTAAAAGAGATTCAATAGGAGAGATTTATTTGATTATGACTATCGGCCTGGTGGATTTCGAGGTGACCTTTCAAGTCTTGGACATGGATACTtcctataatttcctcttgggaagaccttggattcacgcAGTAGGGGATGTGCCATacactctccaccagatggtgaaattcgaaCATGAAGATCAGGAGATTGTCGTTCATGGGTAA
- the LOC138875835 gene encoding uncharacterized protein → MFFAVNQISFSKNDLPPEGAAHNKALYLTVKCEGYYVKRVMLDGGSGVDICPLLTLQRMEIGTEIIRPNNVCMRAFDGIKRDTIGEIDLILTIGLVDFEVTFQVLDMDTSYNFLLGRPWIHAAGAMPSTLHQMVKFEHEDQEIVVHGEDEQSIYRDPSVPCLEARE, encoded by the coding sequence ATGTTTTTTGCAGTCAATCAAATCTCTTTTAGCAAGAATGATTTGCCCCCAGAAGGGGCCGCCCACAATaaagccctttacctgacagttaaatgcgaagggtATTATGTGAAAAGGGTCATGCTAGATGGTGGTTCTGGGGTAGATATTTGCCCTCTCTTAACTCTGCAACGTATGGAAATCGGTACTGAGATAATCAGGCCCAATAACGTTTGCATGCGTGCCTTTGATGGCATTAAAAGAGATACAATAGGCGAGATTGATTTGATTCTAACTATCGGCCTGGTGGATttcgaggtgacctttcaggtcttagacatggatacttcctataatttcctcttgggaagaccttggattcacgcAGCAGGGGCTATGCCttccactctccaccagatggtgaaattcgaacatgaagatcaggagattgtagttcatggggaagatgagcagtCGATCTACCGAGACCCGTCAGTCCCGTGTCTTGAAGCTAGAGAATGa